Proteins encoded in a region of the Methylosinus sp. PW1 genome:
- a CDS encoding transposase, giving the protein MSEPEAAPTRRIEVFTGAGRRRTWGADQKAAIVAESFAEGASVCEAARRHGLTPQQLFTWRRQARKETEARKDAGAPPLFVPAIMQGPAPRRR; this is encoded by the coding sequence ATGTCGGAGCCTGAAGCGGCTCCGACGCGGCGGATCGAGGTTTTCACGGGCGCGGGGCGTCGGAGGACGTGGGGCGCGGATCAGAAGGCGGCGATTGTCGCCGAGAGCTTCGCGGAGGGCGCGAGCGTTTGTGAAGCGGCGCGGCGGCATGGTCTGACGCCGCAGCAGCTTTTTACGTGGCGTCGTCAGGCGCGCAAAGAGACCGAGGCTCGCAAGGACGCAGGCGCGCCACCATTGTTCGTTCCCGCAATCATGCAAGGGCCAGCGCCGCGTCGCCGGTGA
- a CDS encoding transposase family protein, whose translation MTTVLRPSAIIPSGFRVESVSIEGAMTAIEARAIAATRTCPDCGSISRRVHSHYSRRLSDLPLAGRVVRISLTARRFRCVTPTCRRSIFTERCR comes from the coding sequence ATGACGACTGTTCTGCGTCCTTCGGCAATCATTCCGTCAGGGTTCCGCGTCGAGAGCGTTTCGATTGAGGGTGCGATGACGGCGATCGAGGCGCGCGCCATCGCCGCGACGAGGACATGTCCGGACTGTGGTTCGATTTCCAGGCGCGTTCACAGCCACTACTCGAGACGGCTTTCGGATTTGCCGCTCGCGGGGCGCGTGGTTCGCATCTCCCTGACCGCGCGGCGCTTCCGTTGCGTGACGCCGACATGTCGCCGATCCATTTTCACCGAGCGATGTCGGTGA
- the chrA gene encoding chromate efflux transporter, with product MIEPARIEKVDHEVTLAEAFRVWARIAVLSFGGPAGQIALMHKVLVEERRWVSEGRFLHALNYCMLLPGPEAQQLATYIGWLMHGTPGGIMAGGLFVLPGAAAIMVLSLVYVVFGKVGFVAAAFFGLKAAVLAIVVQAVIRVGRRALRNRLLKILAGAAFAAIFFFDASFPVIVLSAGLIGYFGGKAGLPQFSGGGHGAKDDSLLGDTDRRHSPSSAGSSVKVAGLWLVLWLAPVVVLLIGLGPNDVFSRIAVFFSKMAMVTFGGAYAVLAYVAQQAVDNYHWLGSREMLDGLGMAETTPGPLVIVLQFVGFLAAYRDPGSLPPLLAGALGGLLTTWVTFVPCFLWIFLGAPYVEKLRGDAALAGALTAITAAVVGVILNLAIWFAVHILFREAVPIHGFGFSFEVRRRGASTRWRCFWPSSRRWRSSNSISAFHVRSSSAPRAAFCSSSSGQRPRARPSKGAGAVTK from the coding sequence ATGATTGAGCCGGCAAGAATTGAGAAGGTCGATCACGAGGTCACCTTGGCAGAGGCGTTTCGCGTCTGGGCAAGAATTGCCGTTCTGAGTTTCGGCGGTCCCGCCGGCCAGATCGCGCTGATGCACAAGGTCCTGGTCGAAGAGAGGCGCTGGGTCTCGGAGGGTCGGTTCCTACATGCGCTCAACTACTGCATGCTGCTCCCGGGACCGGAGGCGCAGCAACTCGCGACCTATATCGGCTGGTTGATGCACGGAACGCCAGGCGGCATCATGGCCGGCGGACTATTCGTCCTTCCCGGCGCGGCGGCGATCATGGTGTTGAGCCTCGTTTACGTCGTCTTCGGCAAGGTCGGCTTCGTCGCCGCGGCGTTTTTCGGTCTCAAGGCGGCCGTGCTGGCGATCGTGGTCCAGGCGGTAATCCGCGTCGGTCGGCGTGCGCTGCGAAACCGCCTATTGAAGATATTGGCCGGCGCGGCCTTCGCCGCGATCTTCTTTTTCGATGCGTCGTTTCCCGTCATCGTCCTCTCCGCCGGCCTGATCGGCTATTTCGGCGGAAAGGCCGGACTCCCGCAGTTTTCCGGCGGGGGACACGGTGCGAAGGACGATAGCCTGCTCGGCGACACGGATCGTCGGCATTCTCCATCTTCCGCCGGGAGCTCGGTGAAGGTCGCGGGGCTTTGGCTCGTCCTCTGGCTCGCGCCGGTCGTTGTCCTACTAATCGGCCTCGGCCCCAACGACGTCTTCAGCCGGATCGCAGTGTTCTTCAGTAAGATGGCAATGGTGACCTTCGGCGGCGCCTACGCCGTGCTCGCCTATGTCGCTCAGCAGGCGGTCGACAATTACCACTGGCTGGGCTCGCGCGAGATGCTAGATGGGCTCGGCATGGCGGAAACGACGCCGGGGCCTCTGGTCATCGTCTTGCAATTCGTGGGCTTCCTCGCCGCCTATCGCGACCCCGGAAGCCTGCCGCCGCTCCTTGCCGGTGCGCTCGGCGGCCTGCTGACGACTTGGGTCACTTTCGTTCCCTGTTTCCTGTGGATCTTTCTCGGCGCCCCATATGTCGAGAAGCTCCGCGGCGATGCGGCGCTCGCCGGAGCGCTGACGGCGATCACAGCGGCCGTCGTCGGCGTGATCCTCAATCTCGCGATCTGGTTCGCCGTCCACATCCTTTTCCGCGAGGCCGTCCCCATCCATGGCTTTGGTTTCTCTTTCGAGGTCCGGCGCCGTGGAGCGTCGACGCGTTGGCGCTGCTTCTGGCCATCGTCGCGGCGCTGGCGCTCTTCAAATTCGATCTCGGCGTTCCACGTACGCTCGTCGTCTGCACCGCGAGCGGCGTTCTGCTCTTCGTCGTCGGGGCAGCGACCGCGAGCGCGGCCTTCGAAGGGCGCGGGGGCTGTCACGAAATAG
- a CDS encoding sulfurtransferase/chromate resistance protein, whose protein sequence is MSSINSIFPDKLARLIGVAHCPAVIDVRTEEEHGADPRFVPGALRRPAAEVSDWAPEFVARSAIVVDANGKGSAEGVAAWLRHAGASSADVLNGGHAAWVKSGGAVVPEGKIPKRDPQGRTVWVTRSRPKVDRIACPWLIRRFVDPQAVFLFVAAAEVSAVAERFGAAAFDIEGAFWSHRGERCTFDTMLDEWDLTIDSLRRLAVIVRGADTARLEIAPEAPGLLAASLGLSRMYSDDLEQLDAGMALYDAFYRWCRDATDEPHNWPATKPGKTA, encoded by the coding sequence ATGTCGTCAATCAACTCCATCTTTCCTGATAAGCTCGCGCGCCTCATCGGCGTCGCACACTGCCCTGCGGTCATCGACGTTCGGACCGAGGAGGAACACGGCGCCGATCCTCGCTTCGTGCCGGGGGCCTTACGCCGGCCTGCGGCGGAGGTTTCTGACTGGGCGCCGGAATTCGTCGCTCGCTCCGCCATCGTGGTGGACGCGAACGGCAAAGGATCGGCCGAAGGCGTCGCGGCTTGGTTGCGTCACGCTGGCGCCTCCTCCGCCGACGTGCTCAACGGCGGACATGCGGCGTGGGTCAAGTCGGGCGGCGCGGTCGTTCCCGAAGGAAAAATTCCGAAGCGCGATCCGCAGGGGCGAACCGTCTGGGTCACACGGTCCCGTCCCAAGGTCGACCGCATCGCTTGTCCATGGCTCATCCGACGCTTCGTCGACCCGCAAGCAGTCTTCCTCTTCGTTGCCGCGGCGGAGGTTTCGGCGGTCGCCGAGCGCTTCGGCGCAGCGGCGTTCGACATCGAAGGCGCGTTCTGGAGCCACCGGGGGGAGCGCTGCACTTTCGACACTATGCTCGACGAATGGGACCTGACGATCGATTCCCTTCGACGCCTAGCCGTCATCGTGCGCGGCGCCGACACCGCGCGACTGGAAATCGCCCCCGAGGCGCCGGGTTTGCTCGCCGCGTCGCTGGGCCTCTCGCGCATGTATTCGGACGATCTCGAGCAGCTCGATGCTGGAATGGCGCTCTACGACGCCTTCTACCGCTGGTGCCGCGACGCGACGGATGAACCCCACAACTGGCCTGCGACTAAACCGGGGAAGACCGCATGA
- a CDS encoding efflux RND transporter periplasmic adaptor subunit: protein MTRANGDTRFEHALDNVPNRKRLWVISSSLLIVLAIAGGAAYWISRDFRRIDHGLRSSGVASVTAPAVIVAVTVTPIKATVSGTIDAVYCEVGEFVKRGQLCAKIDPQPYRLIVEQGMAALGLANSSREQAGARLARAQAAYARNQKRAVRRSTAANVLEVSQRAVELRKARVLREEASVARAKQALRVAQINLENTDIIAPIDGIVASRTVVAGNEVINGVSEPLFTVAADHGAVEIVASVSEAVVDAVRPGDEVLFSLDLMSNQSFHGTVAQLALSRETIDGAKRYDLVVTAPNPDLSLKPGMSATIRMTIGRRDDDKAAR from the coding sequence GTGACGCGAGCGAACGGCGACACGCGTTTTGAACATGCGCTCGACAATGTTCCGAATCGTAAACGACTCTGGGTAATTTCATCGAGCCTTCTCATCGTCTTAGCGATTGCTGGCGGCGCGGCTTATTGGATAAGCCGCGACTTCCGTCGCATCGACCACGGCCTACGCTCTTCAGGTGTGGCGTCGGTTACCGCTCCCGCGGTCATCGTTGCTGTGACCGTGACACCGATCAAGGCAACTGTATCTGGAACGATAGATGCCGTTTATTGTGAAGTCGGCGAATTCGTGAAGAGAGGACAACTCTGCGCGAAAATTGACCCACAGCCATATCGATTGATAGTCGAGCAGGGCATGGCCGCCCTCGGGCTCGCGAATAGCTCGCGAGAGCAGGCCGGAGCGCGATTGGCGCGAGCGCAAGCGGCCTATGCGCGCAACCAGAAACGCGCCGTGCGCAGGTCGACTGCCGCGAATGTGCTAGAGGTCTCTCAGAGAGCGGTGGAGCTGAGGAAAGCCCGAGTGCTGCGCGAGGAAGCGTCCGTCGCGAGAGCGAAGCAAGCGCTTCGAGTTGCACAGATCAATCTCGAGAACACCGATATCATCGCGCCGATCGACGGCATCGTCGCTTCTCGGACCGTCGTAGCGGGCAATGAAGTCATCAACGGAGTTTCGGAGCCCCTTTTCACTGTCGCTGCAGACCACGGCGCCGTCGAAATAGTTGCGAGCGTTTCTGAAGCAGTGGTCGACGCGGTGAGGCCCGGCGACGAAGTTCTCTTTAGTTTGGACTTGATGTCCAATCAGTCATTTCATGGAACGGTGGCGCAGCTTGCGCTATCACGAGAGACCATAGACGGGGCAAAGAGATACGACCTTGTCGTGACGGCGCCAAATCCAGACCTCTCGTTAAAGCCCGGCATGTCGGCGACGATTCGAATGACGATTGGACGTCGCGACGACGACAAAGCCGCGCGGTAG